A region of Elusimicrobiota bacterium DNA encodes the following proteins:
- the bamA gene encoding outer membrane protein assembly factor BamA, which yields MTRLRSSPRGLPGVLFVSAFLLFPARRVSAEDLPPTVGEITVEGNRFTKPGAVLSKVKVRKGDVMTDPAFRGDVDRLLESGFYEDVEVAVEDLPGKKDARGAGKVRVTFKIKERPLIRRVDFKGNLKLGESKFREGLVSKPDEPYDRFKAAQDVSKILSVYHEEGYLDAAAESYTSLDPRTNKVILTFFLTDGRRVTVKDVQVAGARAMSEGAVRKVLKNTRKKKVFKEETLKEDVALLVEAYRNKGFLEVAVDDSRREFTPDGNQVTVFISITEGRRYTVGSFSFEGSTLFTESQLKKAVALQPGKLYDQSKMDESLRNLHDLYSDKGFLRAEVTPETKTQPQDGEKGTVDLRFSFVEGSVVYVDRIYIDGNTYTKEKVIRQELLLKPGDVFSATKMRRSIERLYNLGFLEDVQVDVQQPKSPEKADVVFSVKEGKPGTLSAGAGFSSLDGLVGTLQVQHSNVFGYGQHVNVMWEFGRKRQNYELGWTDPWFLGKPMSFGVDLFDTVRTLPFQGDSFAYKKGNRGFGLRAGPRLSDQLSLIENYSYERVRVFDVDPKFVGNLNPAMNITPSDDIKSAVTTGVVLDTRDNVFDANRGGRHSATLEYAGGPLGGDLNFYKPELSVARYFPTFWKFVLTLSARGAYIKTLKNIGGTVAFSELFRIGGVDTVRGYDIGEVGVDGGKAFTVFNAEYKFPIVQENKKTILQGAFFADLGGCWPSVSTIDWSVGTGLLQMKAGVGFGIRFKTPVFPIRLDWGWGLNHRPDQPKSQFYFTIGNIF from the coding sequence ATGACGCGCCTTCGGTCTTCGCCTCGCGGTCTTCCTGGGGTTCTTTTCGTCAGTGCCTTCCTCCTCTTCCCTGCCCGCCGTGTTTCCGCCGAGGACCTTCCTCCGACGGTCGGAGAAATCACCGTGGAAGGCAACCGTTTCACCAAGCCCGGGGCCGTGCTATCCAAAGTGAAGGTCCGGAAGGGCGACGTGATGACCGATCCCGCTTTCAGGGGCGACGTCGATCGTCTTCTGGAGTCGGGTTTTTACGAGGATGTCGAGGTGGCCGTGGAGGACCTTCCAGGGAAGAAAGACGCCCGGGGCGCCGGCAAAGTTCGGGTCACTTTCAAAATCAAAGAACGGCCCCTCATCCGCCGGGTGGACTTCAAGGGCAACCTCAAACTGGGCGAATCGAAGTTTCGGGAAGGGCTGGTTTCCAAGCCGGACGAACCCTACGATCGGTTTAAGGCCGCCCAGGACGTTTCCAAAATTCTTTCGGTCTACCATGAGGAGGGCTACCTGGACGCCGCGGCCGAATCTTACACCTCCCTCGATCCACGGACCAACAAGGTCATTTTGACGTTCTTCCTCACGGATGGACGCCGCGTGACGGTGAAAGACGTCCAGGTGGCGGGCGCCCGGGCCATGTCCGAAGGCGCGGTACGAAAGGTTCTCAAGAACACCCGGAAAAAAAAGGTGTTCAAAGAAGAAACCCTGAAAGAAGACGTGGCTTTGCTGGTGGAAGCCTACCGCAACAAAGGGTTCTTGGAAGTCGCCGTGGATGACAGCCGGCGGGAATTCACCCCGGACGGCAACCAAGTCACTGTTTTCATCTCCATCACCGAAGGGCGACGCTACACCGTGGGTTCCTTCTCCTTTGAAGGGTCCACCCTGTTCACGGAATCCCAGTTGAAGAAAGCCGTGGCCCTTCAACCCGGCAAACTCTACGACCAGTCCAAAATGGACGAATCCCTGCGGAACCTCCACGATCTCTACAGCGATAAGGGGTTTCTGCGCGCGGAGGTCACCCCGGAAACCAAGACCCAGCCCCAGGACGGCGAAAAGGGAACGGTGGACCTTCGATTCTCCTTTGTCGAAGGTTCGGTGGTCTACGTGGACCGGATCTACATTGACGGCAACACCTACACCAAAGAGAAAGTGATCCGCCAGGAGCTCCTGCTCAAGCCCGGAGACGTTTTTTCCGCGACCAAGATGCGCCGATCCATTGAACGGCTGTATAACCTGGGCTTTCTGGAGGACGTCCAGGTCGATGTTCAACAACCGAAGTCGCCGGAAAAGGCGGACGTGGTTTTCTCGGTGAAAGAGGGAAAACCGGGCACCCTCTCCGCCGGAGCCGGGTTCTCCAGTTTGGACGGGTTGGTGGGGACCCTCCAAGTTCAGCACTCCAACGTTTTTGGTTACGGCCAGCACGTCAACGTCATGTGGGAATTCGGTCGAAAACGGCAAAACTATGAGCTCGGATGGACGGACCCCTGGTTCCTCGGGAAACCCATGAGTTTTGGCGTGGACCTCTTCGACACGGTCCGGACCCTTCCCTTCCAGGGGGACAGTTTCGCCTACAAGAAAGGCAACCGCGGTTTCGGGCTCCGGGCCGGCCCCCGCCTGTCGGACCAACTCTCTTTAATCGAAAATTACAGTTACGAACGCGTCCGTGTTTTCGATGTGGATCCTAAGTTCGTCGGCAACCTGAATCCCGCCATGAATATCACCCCGTCGGACGATATTAAATCCGCCGTGACCACGGGCGTGGTGCTGGACACCCGGGACAACGTTTTTGACGCCAATCGCGGCGGCCGCCACAGCGCCACCCTGGAATACGCCGGCGGACCCCTGGGGGGCGATTTGAACTTTTACAAGCCGGAACTCTCCGTGGCGCGGTATTTCCCCACCTTTTGGAAGTTTGTTCTCACGCTCTCGGCCCGCGGCGCCTACATCAAGACTCTCAAAAATATCGGCGGCACCGTGGCGTTCTCCGAGCTGTTCCGCATCGGCGGCGTCGATACGGTTCGCGGCTATGACATCGGCGAGGTGGGGGTGGACGGCGGAAAGGCCTTCACCGTGTTTAACGCCGAATATAAATTCCCCATTGTTCAAGAAAACAAGAAAACGATTCTCCAGGGAGCCTTCTTCGCGGATTTGGGCGGATGTTGGCCCAGCGTGAGCACCATCGATTGGAGCGTCGGCACGGGTTTGTTGCAGATGAAAGCCGGCGTCGGTTTCGGGATCCGGTTTAAGACACCGGTCTTCCCCATCCGCCTGGACTGGGGCTGGGGCTTGAACCATCGTCCCGACCAACCCAAGAGCCAGTTTTACTTCACCATCGGAAATATTTTTTAG
- a CDS encoding translocation/assembly module TamB domain-containing protein: MRWRLLGLLLFAAAGAVAWTFWWRPQAEDWMKVRLESDLSRFLGQDVRVDAVRLHPLLLQAQIVHLRVGPAAGPLFVCDRWTFHTVFTADPSPFALLSFTLGRSDVDRPTFRVPPLPHPSRPLPEGWWRRFPLHRLNWRNGTFRFPGGADRAPLDLFETEGTLSLSPRGFFLDIEGDSVAGRFDVSLEGAEALRRGLHLSVHGKASVSNASLDFISPWLPAGSGRFLGRADLAAEGALDDFSVSSLAWEGFGSKVRWSFQSRFRDALWVPPDSRPKDSGVPLTGKLIARNERVDIEDLQLFKALNVSGSLGTDENGALDLVWRAKDLALTDLAESGFGFFRGVPSRGRMDSEGTVKGDRRHPDVAWTAELRDAGLPGFLLPTLEARGQWKDDWLALSVDGLGGRLDAEGTLRWRNAVMALPRDSSSAPGEIWTLRASRLDLGQLAQRNGWSRVGGLLNGSFSLVNTSSGTEVFRPGALGMLRIDEFAWGVHQETAPVQGHLTLKESGLQVEGAGGGFDLDIRQSSGVWRVERLAYEAGSLKVWGRGFLRDLEGKLQFQGGLEGLGLVDLPPVAKRFPSVEGQFSAEGRLHGAWDDPIFTGTVRLRNARWRPGGFLHSAEADLRGGRKGVSVSRFSWDDTLKAEGAWLFGQGWRFSAELDQARAEQAFDVFADSGALAGQFSGGVSLASGNGPGLEGSVRVSAGEGHWGTLPFKEARAVLYFRGERVDLESMEIRQGSGTLKARGDAARRALNPASPGAVWDWRLAGRAESLQAGAAVLSGSWTTRGLYRPREGAGEGDLTSPGFTLGVTSTTGGGGAFAPLGRRQSSKLGEEGGRAADGDLGRVGGKFFWSAGSLRLENVTSERGLRWAAEMAGEERRLSGRAEFRDFSLDALFPNQSRSSGARFGRLNGEAVLSGTWARPEVDLNVALSSAGWRSVDVTGDVRARWNGRLEIPRFSLRFPAGGTLMASGHWDPKPAGGGPAALWEGRLEGMSLDPILRSLGVPAPWNGTLEGTCSLSGSPGSLGGTLALEGKAQGPGDLPVQWRSHFRVEGATATLAEGVVTTAEGLWRIKSGSRVSRLVDGSWDVHLANDLRNIGLGPLRLFGGLSFDGQASPRERSLSGRFGARSLWINHRVFNQELADFRWSSGLVEFAPIAGARAFVKGRVRLDRWPQTFFENLTLWDEGRRTLVLSGELGPSLWDFSLQGWGLQAESLLSLADFDWPVTGPWDVRVRGRGSPSAPEVTADISGGPGRLGPVPYDRLETQAEWRGTHVDVQGVRVFRRKGYLLTGVGRLPIREGEPASDLELNLHLTEGKLAVLKDIWPLCRSAAGEFSGELRLAPGEGFPRALGAFHLRNGRLSLQTYAPRVTDLNAEVVFDNDRARVEHARARVGSGWIEMAGDIGIHGFSPVDYDLSIQSDGSRGVAVEVPQLSVPPGPLLGRFSFLSDKLQGISYGEPKVSLRLKGPHGEHRISGQVELEGTHFTYPPSKRDAPGPPLPRWWRNLWRLATWDIQFKTGKETWYRNEYVNVRLDGGLRLEVRPGAWAANGRVESREGAISYLGQTFQVKRGLFEILTDTRPGLGSAGILPFVAGEAERVVTSVDARGLSTDDTVSMIVDRALLGEIQPRFVSRNNPDMKSERVAMKALGLSSDQRTTQTERDQLLRAGLVQLVGSSAAPLANRLAQKFGIGMISATYEPPETTEPVPTAANPDPKPVGSANVSPVAAYLRGAGAAARIRLSERFFGVYKVKLDEAKNQTYFRDQLELVYRLKGSLYVRASTELDSKDLLGQPPERRAFLENQWRFGLPLKNRKNNAAKPIK, translated from the coding sequence ATGCGTTGGCGACTCCTGGGCCTGCTGTTATTTGCCGCGGCCGGCGCCGTGGCCTGGACTTTTTGGTGGCGGCCTCAGGCGGAGGATTGGATGAAGGTCCGCCTTGAATCGGACCTTTCGCGGTTTCTCGGTCAAGACGTCCGGGTGGACGCCGTCCGGCTGCATCCCCTTCTCCTTCAGGCTCAAATCGTACACCTTCGCGTGGGGCCCGCCGCCGGTCCCCTCTTCGTTTGCGACCGGTGGACCTTCCACACGGTCTTTACCGCGGATCCTTCTCCCTTCGCCCTTCTCTCCTTCACCCTCGGTCGTTCGGACGTGGACCGGCCGACCTTCCGCGTTCCTCCTCTTCCGCATCCCAGCCGGCCGCTCCCCGAGGGTTGGTGGCGGAGATTTCCGCTTCATCGGTTGAACTGGCGAAACGGGACATTTCGTTTCCCCGGCGGGGCGGACCGGGCCCCGCTCGATTTGTTTGAAACGGAGGGAACCCTCAGCCTTTCGCCCCGGGGTTTTTTTCTGGACATCGAAGGAGATTCCGTGGCGGGGCGTTTCGACGTGTCCCTGGAGGGAGCGGAGGCCCTTCGGCGGGGACTTCACCTTTCGGTTCACGGCAAGGCGAGCGTGTCCAATGCCTCTTTGGATTTTATTTCGCCCTGGCTCCCCGCCGGGAGCGGTCGGTTTCTGGGGCGAGCGGATCTCGCGGCCGAAGGGGCCCTGGACGATTTTTCCGTTTCATCTTTGGCGTGGGAGGGTTTTGGTTCAAAGGTTCGTTGGAGTTTCCAGTCGCGGTTTCGGGACGCCCTCTGGGTGCCACCAGACTCGCGCCCTAAAGATTCGGGCGTCCCTTTGACGGGGAAATTGATCGCTCGAAATGAGCGCGTGGATATCGAAGACCTTCAGTTGTTCAAGGCCCTGAACGTTTCTGGATCTTTGGGGACGGACGAAAACGGCGCCCTCGATCTCGTGTGGCGGGCGAAAGACCTGGCGCTCACGGACCTGGCGGAAAGCGGGTTCGGTTTTTTTCGGGGGGTTCCGTCCCGAGGCCGCATGGATTCGGAAGGAACGGTCAAAGGCGATCGCCGGCATCCGGACGTGGCCTGGACCGCGGAACTCCGGGACGCCGGGCTTCCGGGGTTTCTCTTGCCGACTTTGGAGGCCCGGGGGCAATGGAAAGACGACTGGTTGGCTCTTTCCGTGGATGGTCTGGGGGGGCGATTGGACGCGGAGGGGACCCTCCGCTGGAGGAATGCGGTAATGGCCCTTCCGCGGGATTCCTCCTCCGCGCCTGGCGAAATTTGGACCCTTCGGGCCTCCCGCCTGGATCTTGGCCAACTCGCCCAGCGCAACGGCTGGTCTCGCGTGGGCGGGCTGTTGAACGGATCTTTCTCCCTGGTGAACACTTCTTCCGGAACGGAGGTCTTCCGTCCGGGGGCCCTTGGGATGTTGAGGATTGATGAATTCGCATGGGGGGTTCATCAGGAGACCGCTCCGGTTCAGGGCCATCTCACCCTCAAAGAGTCGGGCCTTCAGGTCGAAGGGGCGGGGGGCGGGTTTGATCTGGACATTCGCCAGTCTTCCGGGGTCTGGCGGGTGGAGCGTTTGGCTTATGAGGCCGGAAGCCTGAAGGTTTGGGGCCGGGGATTCCTTCGGGATTTGGAGGGAAAACTTCAATTCCAGGGGGGCCTGGAAGGCCTCGGCTTGGTGGACCTTCCCCCGGTGGCCAAACGGTTTCCGTCAGTAGAGGGTCAATTTTCCGCTGAGGGCCGACTTCACGGGGCGTGGGATGATCCGATTTTCACAGGGACGGTGCGGCTCCGGAACGCCCGTTGGCGGCCGGGGGGATTCCTCCATTCCGCCGAGGCGGATCTTCGCGGAGGGCGGAAGGGGGTCTCGGTTTCCCGGTTCTCCTGGGACGACACGTTGAAGGCCGAAGGGGCCTGGCTTTTCGGGCAGGGATGGCGGTTTTCGGCGGAGTTGGACCAGGCGCGGGCGGAGCAGGCCTTCGATGTTTTCGCCGATTCCGGCGCCCTCGCCGGTCAATTTTCCGGAGGGGTTTCTCTTGCTTCAGGAAACGGGCCGGGTTTGGAAGGCTCGGTTCGTGTGAGCGCCGGGGAGGGCCACTGGGGAACGCTCCCTTTCAAAGAGGCCCGGGCGGTCCTTTATTTTCGCGGGGAGCGGGTGGACTTGGAATCCATGGAAATCCGTCAAGGAAGCGGAACTCTGAAGGCCAGGGGCGATGCCGCGCGTCGAGCCCTCAATCCAGCGTCGCCGGGAGCCGTTTGGGATTGGCGTTTGGCGGGGCGGGCGGAGTCCCTCCAAGCGGGGGCCGCCGTTCTCTCCGGGTCTTGGACAACGCGAGGGCTTTATCGCCCACGAGAAGGCGCCGGCGAGGGGGATTTGACTTCGCCCGGATTCACCCTAGGCGTAACTTCCACCACCGGGGGCGGCGGGGCCTTCGCCCCTCTGGGGCGCCGCCAGTCCTCGAAGCTCGGCGAAGAGGGCGGCAGAGCCGCTGATGGGGACCTCGGGCGGGTGGGGGGTAAGTTCTTTTGGTCGGCGGGCTCCCTTCGATTGGAGAACGTAACGAGCGAGCGGGGTTTGCGGTGGGCGGCAGAGATGGCGGGGGAGGAACGTCGCCTTTCGGGACGGGCGGAATTTCGGGATTTTTCCCTCGACGCTCTTTTTCCCAACCAATCCCGTTCGTCCGGGGCCCGTTTCGGTCGGCTGAACGGGGAGGCGGTTCTTTCCGGAACATGGGCCCGCCCGGAGGTCGATTTGAACGTCGCTCTCTCGAGCGCCGGTTGGCGGTCGGTGGACGTCACGGGGGACGTTCGCGCCCGCTGGAACGGACGCCTCGAGATCCCGCGTTTTTCTCTGCGTTTTCCGGCCGGGGGAACGTTGATGGCCAGCGGGCACTGGGACCCAAAACCAGCGGGAGGCGGCCCGGCGGCGTTGTGGGAGGGGCGGTTGGAGGGAATGTCTTTGGATCCGATTCTTCGCTCCCTCGGCGTTCCCGCTCCGTGGAATGGAACCCTCGAAGGGACTTGTTCCCTGTCCGGCTCTCCCGGTTCCCTGGGAGGAACGCTGGCCCTGGAAGGGAAAGCCCAGGGGCCGGGGGACCTTCCTGTCCAATGGCGGAGCCATTTTCGGGTCGAGGGGGCGACCGCGACTCTGGCGGAAGGCGTTGTGACCACCGCCGAGGGGCTTTGGCGGATTAAGTCTGGGAGCCGGGTCTCCCGTCTGGTCGACGGAAGCTGGGACGTTCATTTGGCGAACGACCTCCGGAACATCGGGCTCGGTCCGCTTCGTTTGTTTGGGGGGCTTTCTTTTGACGGACAAGCCTCTCCCCGGGAACGTTCCCTGTCGGGGCGCTTCGGCGCCCGCTCCCTGTGGATCAACCATCGCGTTTTCAATCAGGAACTCGCGGATTTTCGTTGGAGTTCCGGCCTCGTTGAATTCGCTCCGATCGCGGGGGCCAGGGCTTTCGTCAAAGGGCGGGTTCGGTTGGACCGATGGCCCCAAACCTTTTTTGAAAATCTGACGCTTTGGGACGAGGGTCGCCGGACCCTGGTCCTTTCTGGAGAGCTGGGACCGTCGCTCTGGGACTTCAGTTTGCAGGGGTGGGGCTTACAGGCCGAATCTCTCCTCTCCCTGGCCGATTTTGACTGGCCCGTCACGGGTCCCTGGGACGTTCGCGTGCGGGGGAGGGGGTCCCCGTCCGCTCCGGAGGTCACGGCGGATATTTCGGGCGGGCCGGGCCGATTAGGGCCGGTTCCCTACGATCGTCTCGAAACCCAGGCCGAATGGAGGGGAACCCACGTGGATGTTCAAGGCGTGAGGGTTTTTCGTCGGAAAGGTTATTTGTTGACCGGGGTGGGACGCCTGCCGATTCGTGAAGGGGAACCCGCCTCCGACCTTGAACTGAATCTTCATCTGACGGAGGGGAAGCTCGCGGTTCTAAAGGACATCTGGCCGCTTTGTCGTTCCGCGGCGGGTGAGTTTTCTGGTGAACTGCGCCTGGCGCCCGGCGAGGGCTTTCCCCGGGCTCTGGGAGCTTTCCATTTACGTAACGGGCGTCTGTCTCTTCAGACCTACGCGCCCCGCGTCACGGACCTGAACGCGGAAGTTGTTTTTGACAACGACCGGGCGCGGGTGGAACACGCGAGGGCCCGGGTGGGGAGCGGATGGATCGAGATGGCGGGAGACATCGGGATTCACGGGTTTTCCCCCGTGGATTACGACCTTTCCATCCAAAGCGACGGTTCTCGGGGCGTGGCAGTGGAGGTCCCTCAACTGAGCGTGCCCCCGGGCCCCCTTTTGGGACGTTTTTCGTTTTTGTCGGATAAACTCCAGGGTATTTCCTATGGCGAACCCAAAGTCTCTCTCCGCTTGAAGGGGCCCCATGGGGAACATCGCATTTCAGGCCAGGTGGAGTTGGAGGGAACCCACTTCACTTACCCTCCGTCCAAAAGGGACGCGCCGGGGCCCCCGCTTCCCCGCTGGTGGCGGAACCTTTGGCGGCTGGCCACCTGGGACATTCAATTCAAAACAGGAAAGGAAACCTGGTACCGAAACGAATACGTGAATGTTCGTCTGGATGGCGGGCTTCGGCTGGAAGTGCGACCCGGGGCCTGGGCCGCGAACGGACGAGTGGAGTCCCGCGAGGGCGCCATCAGTTATCTGGGCCAGACCTTTCAGGTGAAGCGAGGCCTCTTTGAGATACTCACGGACACCCGACCCGGGCTGGGGTCCGCCGGGATCCTGCCGTTTGTGGCGGGCGAAGCCGAGCGCGTGGTGACCTCGGTGGACGCCCGGGGCCTTTCGACTGACGACACGGTTTCCATGATTGTGGACCGCGCCCTCCTGGGTGAAATTCAACCCCGGTTCGTCTCGCGGAACAATCCGGACATGAAATCCGAACGGGTGGCCATGAAGGCCTTGGGCCTTTCCAGCGACCAGCGGACTACCCAAACGGAACGAGATCAACTGCTCCGGGCGGGTCTCGTCCAATTGGTGGGTTCCAGCGCTGCCCCGCTGGCCAACCGGTTGGCTCAAAAGTTCGGAATTGGTATGATCTCGGCAACCTACGAACCGCCCGAGACCACTGAACCTGTGCCGACGGCGGCCAACCCCGACCCCAAACCCGTTGGTTCCGCAAACGTCAGTCCGGTGGCGGCCTATTTGCGGGGCGCTGGGGCGGCCGCCCGGATCCGGTTGTCCGAGCGGTTTTTTGGAGTTTATAAAGTCAAACTGGATGAGGCCAAAAATCAAACGTACTTCCGGGACCAATTGGAGCTTGTCTATCGGCTTAAGGGGAGCCTTTACGTGCGGGCCAGCACGGAATTGGACTCCAAGGATTTGCTTGGCCAGCCTCCGGAACGAAGGGCTTTCCTGGAAAACCAGTGGCGCTTTGGCTTGCCCCTCAAGAACCGAAAAAATAACGCGGCCAAGCCGATAAAATGA